A genomic stretch from Saccharomyces paradoxus chromosome XVI, complete sequence includes:
- the NAB3 gene encoding Nab3p (RNA-binding protein, subunit of Nrd1 complex (Nrd1p-Nab3p-Sen1p)~similar to YPL190C) produces MSDENSNTEVQDIPFPEQSIDSNSNENESMNNSSGDDQTEFDAPEEEREAEREEENEEQHELEDVNDEEEEDKVEEGEENDEEIGGVMNTEEHQQQRSGNNDDDDDDDDDDEDDDDNDDGGDDDDDDDDDEGEEEEEDNDEEEDGDSNNSVGSDSAGEEDEDEEEEDESDRTKDKQVEIRRDTLEKEQKDVDEAIKKITRDENENTQFLTNMENVNYDLLQKQVKYIMDSNMLNLPQFQHLPQEEKMSAILAMLNSNSDTALSTPTQDTVVTAAATTSIAGGARNNDQRKPPLSDAQRRMRFPRADLSMPITEEEHDRYAAYLHGENKITEMHNIPPKSRLFIGNLPLKNVSKEDLFRIFSPYGHIMQINIKNAFGFIQFDNPQSVRDAIECESQEMNFGKKLILEVSSSNARPQFDHGDHGTNSSSTFISSAKRPFQTESGDMYNDDNGAGYKKSRRHTVSCNIFVKRTADRTYAIEVFNRFRDGTGLETDMIFLKPRMELGKLINDAAYNGVWGVVLVNKTHNVDVQTFYKGSQGETKFDEYISISADDAVAIFNNIKNNRNNSRPTDYRAMSHQQNMYGAPPLPVPNGPAVGPPAQTNYYQSYGIPPPQQQQQQPYAQSYGMPPPSHDQGYGAQPPIPMNQSYGRYQNSIPAPPPPQQQIPQGYGRYQAGPPPQPPSQTPMDQQQLLSAIQNLPPNVVSNLLSMAQQQQQQPHAQQQLVGLIQSMQGQAPQQQQQQLGGYASMNPSSPPPMSSNYNGQNISAKSSAPPVSHQPPPPPQQQQQQQPQQQQQPAGNNVQSLLDSLAKLQK; encoded by the coding sequence ATGTCAGATGAGAACAGTAACACTGAGGTTCAAGATATTCCTTTTCCTGAACAATCCATCGATAGCAATTCTAACGAAAATGAATCGATGAATAATTCAAGCGGAGATGATCAAACCGAATTCGATGCCCCAGAGGAAGAAAGGGAAGCCGAAAGGGAGGAGGAAAACGAAGAACAACATGAACTGGAAGATGTCAacgatgaagaggaagaggatAAGGtggaagaaggagaagaaaacgaCGAAGAAATCGGAGGAGTCATGAACACGGAAGaacatcaacaacaaagaagcggaaataatgatgatgatgatgatgatgatgatgatgatgaagatgacgatgacaatgatgatggGGGggatgacgatgatgatgatgatgacgatgaaggagaggaagaagaggaggacaatgatgaagaagaagatggtGACAGCAATAATTCTGTGGGTTCAGATAGCGCTGGTGAAGAGGATGAGgatgaggaagaggaagatgaaagCGATAGGACGAAAGATAAGCAGGTTGAAATTCGTCGTGATACgttggaaaaagaacaaaaagacGTGGATGAAgctataaaaaaaatcactcgtgatgaaaatgagaacACTCAGTTTTTAACTAATATGGAAAATGTTAATTACGATCTTCTACAAAAGCAAGTCAAATACATTATGGATAGTAACATGCTAAATCTACCTCAATTTCAACATTTACctcaagaagaaaagatgtCTGCCATTTTAGCAAtgttaaattcaaattctgaTACAGCCCTCTCTACTCCCACTCAAGATACAGTTGTGACAGCTGCAGCTACGACCTCAATCGCAGGCGGCGCAAGAAACAATgatcaaagaaaacctCCACTATCCGATGCCCAAAGGCGTATGAGATTCCCCAGAGCAGATTTATCTATGCCGATcactgaagaagaacacGACCGTTATGCAGCTTATTTGCACGGTGAAAATAAGATCACAGAAATGCACAATATCCCGCCCAAGTCAAGATTATTCATTGGTAATTTGCCACTAAAAAACGTTTCTAAGGAGGATTTATTTAGAATTTTCTCTCCATACGGCCATATTATGCAaatcaatatcaaaaatgcTTTTGGGTTCATTCAGTTTGATAACCCTCAAAGTGTTCGAGATGCGATTGAATGCGAGTCTcaagaaatgaattttgGGAAAAAGTTGATCCTGGAAGTTTCTAGTTCGAATGCTCGTCCCCAATTTGATCACGGTGATCATGGTACAAACAGTAGTTCcacttttatttcttctgccAAACGGCCATTTCAGACTGAATCTGGTGATATGTATAATGACGATAATGGTGCTGGTTACAAGAAGTCCAGAAGACACACCGTTTCCTGCAACATTTTTGTTAAAAGAACCGCCGATCGTACGTATGCCATTGAGGTTTTCAACAGGTTTAGGGATGGTACTGGTTTGGAAACTGAtatgattttcttgaaacCAAGAATGGAACTAGGAAAGCTTATTAATGATGCCGCATATAATGGCGTTTGGGGTGTTGTTTTAGTCAATAAAACACATAATGTGGATGTTCAAACTTTCTACAAGGGTTCGCAAGGTGAAACcaaatttgatgaataCATTAGCATATCCGCTGATGATGCTGTTGCCATTTTTAACAACATCAAGAATAATAGAAATAATTCTCGTCCTACTGATTACCGTGCTATGAGCCATCAGCAAAACATGTACGGCGCACCCCCTCTTCCTGTGCCAAATGGCCCAGCTGTTGGACCTCCTGCCCAGACAAACTACTACCAGAGTTATGGTATTCCTCCTccacagcagcaacagcaacaaccaTATGCTCAATCTTATGGAATGCCACCACCATCCCACGATCAAGGCTATGGTGCCCAACCTCCAATTCCGATGAATCAAAGTTACGGTCGCTACCAAAACTCTATTCCAGCCCCACCGCCTCCACAACAACAAATCCCTCAAGGCTATGGTCGTTATCAGGCTGGTCCGCCTCCACAACCACCTTCTCAGACTCCAATGGACCAGCAACAACTATTATCTGCCATTCAAAACCTTCCACCAAACGTTGTATCAAATCTGCTTTCAATGGCccaacaacagcaacagcaaccCCATGCTCAGCAGCAATTGGTTGGTTTAATACAATCAATGCAAGGCCAGGCTCctcaacaacagcagcaacagtTAGGTGGATATGCCTCTATGAACCCATCATCTCCCCCTCCTATGAGTAGTAATTACAATGGTCAAAATATATCTGCAAAATCTTCTGCCCCACCAGTGTCACACCAACCTCCACCACCTcctcaacaacaacaacagcaacaaccacagcagcaacagcaacctGCTGGTAATAATGTTCAAAGTCTTTTAGATAGTTTGGCAAAACTACAAAAATAG
- the COA2 gene encoding Coa2p (similar to YPL189C): MRAVTRNKIVNNLYFSTFLIAFASVAIGSVLPCPAHSVDSDSPAVRQHKLQLAHEQELRRKGALRKEI; the protein is encoded by the coding sequence ATGAGAGCAGTGACGAGAAATAAAATAGTCAATAACCTGTACTTTTCCACGTTTCTTATTGCATTTGCATCAGTGGCCATCGGTTCTGTATTGCCATGTCCAGCACATTCTGTGGATTCTGATTCGCCAGCTGTACGGCAGCATAAACTTCAGCTTGCTCACGAGCAGGAGTTAAGGAGGAAGGGTGCCTTAAGGAAGGAGATTTAG
- the GUP2 gene encoding putative O-acyltransferase (Probable membrane protein~similar to YPL189W), producing the protein MAGTDDDYGKKSSKLGEKREASFEESIVLRVFGCFRQFFFHYLLLYGVELIDVIITTKMSMSRIWSSIVHFFSVQTLDSRIKPDLEFKRRQRLFINSSKEENGSSSNAVAVTRNPVISSNSLPPPLWNTWEFKLYYLAFIIVVPLMVKAALATSSESNPNYYKFSGLLAHGWILGRKVDNSDAQYRFFRSNYFLLVVLILLQIVLKRIFVKFSKIPRIKFDFGCGLVFVCFMYGINSVKLLTHAFIFFTLAHSLKRKRLMAAFAIWSYGIFTLFINQKMKNLPFNNIAIILSPMDQWYKGIVPRWDLFFNFTLLRLLSYSMDFLERWHEQLSPQSSIDYEDRRPEFRKSLSGSTLQTIYESGKNTLEEKERLVAEHHIQDYNFVNFIAYITYSPLFLVGPIITFNDYLYQSENKLPSLTKKNITLYAVKVFSSLLLMEIILHYIYVGAIARTKAWSKDTPLQLAMIALFNLNIMYLKLLIPWRLFRLWAMVDGIDAPENMLRCVDNNYSTLGFWRAWHTSFNKWVIRYIYVPFGGSNNKILTSFAVFSFVAIWHDIQLRLLLWGWLTVLLLLGETYITNCFSRYRFRSWYRFVCGIGAAINICMMMVVNLYGFCLGGEGTRLLLKGIFNTLHGLEFTIAGIVSLFIAVQIMFEIREEEKRHGINLKC; encoded by the coding sequence ATGGCAGGTACCGATGATGATTATGGTAAAAAGTCAAGTAAGTtgggagaaaaaagagaagcaagctttgaagaaagtatTGTTCTGAGGGTTTTTGGGTGCTTCAGAcagttcttttttcactACCTCTTATTGTACGGTGTAGAATTGATTGACGTCATCATAACAACGAAGATGTCGATGTCAAGGATCTGGAGTAGCATTgtacatttcttttccgtGCAGACGCTCGACTCACGAATAAAGCCAGACCTTGAATTCAAAAGGCGACAAAGGTTATTTATAAACTCctctaaagaagaaaacggTTCGTCGTCTAATGCCGTCGCCGTTACTCGCAACCCCGTGATCAGTTCTAATAGCCTACCTCCGCCGCTATGGAATACATGGGAATTTAAACTATATTATTTGGCGTTCATAATAGTGGTTCCTTTGATGGTGAAAGCAGCATTAGCCACGAGCTCCGAGTCTAATCCCAACTATTATAAATTCAGCGGACTGCTAGCTCACGGTTGGATTCTAGGCCGAAAAGTAGATAACAGCGATGCTCAGTATAGATTTTTTAGATccaattattttttgttggtTGTCTTAATATTACTACAAATTGTGTTGAAAAGGATTTTTGTTAAATTTAGTAAAATTCCGAGGatcaaatttgattttggaTGCGGATTGGTTTTCGTCTGCTTCATGTATGGTATCAACTCTGTCAAACTCTTGACGCatgcttttattttctttactttgGCGCATTCGCTAAAGAGAAAGCGTTTGATGGCCGCTTTTGCGATTTGGTCCTATGGTATCTTCACACTATTCATCAatcaaaagatgaaaaatctcCCATTTAATAATATTGCTATTATCTTGAGTCCCATGGATCAGTGGTATAAGGGTATTGTCCCTAGATGggatctttttttcaattttacatTGTTGCGTTTGTTAAGTTATTCCATGGATTTCTTGGAAAGATGGCATGAACAATTGAGTCCTCAATCTTCGATAGACTACGAAGATAGACGACCAGAATTcagaaaaagtttatcTGGTTCTACTTTACAAACCATTTATGAGTCAGGCAAGAATACTCTGGAGGAAAAGGAACGATTGGTCGCAGAACATCATATCCAAGATTATAATTTTGTCAATTTTATTGCTTATATTACCTATTCTCCATTGTTTTTAGTGGGCCCAATTATCACGTTCAATGACTACCTCTATCAatcagaaaataaacttcCTTCGCtaacgaaaaaaaacataacCCTCTATGCCGTCAAAGTATTTTCGAGTTTGCTTTTGATGGAAATTATCCTGCATTACATTTATGTAGGTGCAATAGCAAGGACTAAGGCATGGAGCAAGGATACGCCTTTGCAATTGGCCATGATCGCCTTGTTCAACTTGAACATCATGTATCTAAAACTTTTGATCCCATGGAGGCTCTTTAGATTATGGGCCATGGTCGACGGTATTGATGCTCCCGAAAATATGCTGCGATGTGTGGATAATAATTATAGTACACTAGGGTTCTGGAGGGCTTGGCACACAAGTTTTAACAAGTGGGTAATCCGATACATCTATGTTCCATTTGGCGGGTCcaataacaaaatattaACGAGCTTTGCCgtattttcatttgtagCAATATGGCATGATATACAATTACGATTATTGCTATGGGGATGGTTGACAGTCCTTTTACTATTAGGCGAAACATATATTACTAATTGTTTCAGTAGATATAGGTTCAGAAGCTGGTATAGGTTTGTTTGTGGTATTGGTGCTGCAATAAATATTTGCATGATGATGGTTGTCAACCTGTACGGATTTTGCTTGGGTGGAGAGGGAACAAGGCTTTTGCTGAAGGGTATATTTAACACTTTACATGGTTTGGAGTTTACTATTGCGGGAATAGTAAGCCTATTTATCGCTGTTCAGATAATGTTTGAAAttagagaagaagaaaaaaggcaCGGTATCAACTTGAAATGTTAA
- the POS5 gene encoding NADH kinase (Mitochondrial NADH kinase~similar to YPL188W): MFSRLKFNNTMRWYRFYSTLDSHSVKFQSGSKFVKIKPVSNLRSSSSADFVSPPNSKLQSLIWHNPLQNVYITKKPWTPSTREAMVEFITHLHESYPEVNVIVQPDVAEEISQDFKSPLENDPNRPHILYTGPEQDIVNRTDLLVTLGGDGTILHGVSMFGNTQVPPVLAFALGTLGFLLPFDFKEHKKVFQEVISSRAKCLHRTRLECHLKKKDSNSSIVSHAMNDIFLHRGNSPHLTNLDIFIDGEFLTRTTADGVALATPTGSTAYSLSAGGSIVSPLVPAILMTPICPRSLSFRPLILPHSSHIRIKIGSKLNQKPINSVVKLSVDGIPQQDLDVGDEIHVINEVGTIYIDGTQLPTTRKTQTDFNNLKKPKRSGIYCVAKTENDWIRGINELLGFNSSFRLTKRQSDND; this comes from the coding sequence ATGTTTTCCAGACTTAAATTCAACAACACCATGAGGTGGTATAGGTTCTATAGTACGTTGGATTCACATTCCGTAAAATTTCAGAGCGGCTCGAAGtttgtaaaaataaagccaGTGAGTAACTTAAGGAGTAGCTCATCAGCAGACTTCGTGTCCCCACCAAATTCCAAATTACAATCTCTAATTTGGCATAACCCTTTACAAAATGTTTATATAACTAAAAAACCATGGACTCCGTCCACAAGAGAAGCGATGGTTGAATTTATTACACATTTGCACGAGTCATACCCCGAGGTGAACGTTATTGTTCAACCAGATGTTgcagaagaaatttctCAGGATTTCAAATCTCCCTTAGAGAATGATCCCAACCGACCTCATATACTTTATACTGGCCCTGAACAAGATATTGTAAACAGAACAGACTTATTAGTGACATTGGGAGGCGATGGGACTATTTTACACGGCGTATCAATGTTTGGAAACACACAAGTTCCTCCAGTTTTAGCATTTGCTCTTGGAACACTGGGGTTTCTATTGCCGTTTGATTTCAAGGAGCATAAAAAGGTCTTCCAGGAAGTAATCAGCTCGAGAGCTAAATGTTTGCATAGAACACGGTTAGAATGCcacttgaagaagaaggataGCAACTCCTCTATCGTGTCCCATGCTATGAATGACATATTTTTACATAGAGGTAATTCCCCTCACCTCACTAATCTGgacatttttattgatgGCGAGTTTTTGACAAGAACGACAGCAGATGGTGTTGCATTAGCCACTCCAACGGGTTCTACAGCATATTCATTATCGGCGGGTGGATCTATTGTCTCTCCATTGGTGCCTGCTATCTTGATGACACCAATTTGTCCTCGCTCCTTGTCATTCCGACCACTGATTCTGCCTCATTCATCCCACATTAGAATAAAGATAGGTTCCAAATTAAATCAAAAGCCAATCAATAGTGTGGTAAAACTATCTGTTGATGGTATTCCCCAACAAGATTTAGATGTTGGTGATGAAATCCATGTTATAAATGAAGTCGGCACTATATACATAGATGGTACTCAGCTTCCGACGACAAGGAAAACCCAAACTGACTTtaacaatttgaaaaaaccTAAAAGGTCAGGAATTTATTGCGTGGCTAAGACCGAAAACGACTGGATCAGAGGCATCAATGAACTTCTAGGGTTCAATTCTAGCTTTAGGCTAACCAAAAGGCAGAGTGACAATGATTAG